A region from the Branchiostoma lanceolatum isolate klBraLanc5 chromosome 2, klBraLanc5.hap2, whole genome shotgun sequence genome encodes:
- the LOC136428984 gene encoding DET1 homolog: MADSTKAFCEGEAGWEEMEGPTNSFISESFADFIKVRRIPNQNIVHRLRQRETHAAYPGTNWHIARSFHQNLFPNFTIVNVEKPPCFLRKFSPDGKHFIAFSSDQTSIEIYKFRGAHAAENILFSREGELSGTDASNDASQIRACLFDTFFELLHTTSVAPNGEHLNRECSLFTEDSRYVIVGSAMYVPEEPYPYFFDMYQNNESVAPNPRSPLEDYSLHIVDMHTGRLCDTKQFKCDKIFLSHNQGLYLYRNILAVLSVQQQTIHIFHIGEDGYFVGVRSIGRFCYEDDELMLSHVRQEFNPTQQQVRPFRETAINCLKHRLLVFLYSRAKQDGSPFALRQFFQYFDQFCMLRMWKMQLLDENHLLIKYASEDVVTLRVQDPNSQPSFFVVYDMMSTNVVAVFENTSEELLELFENFCDLFRNASLHLQPVHFTCSASSNIYARQIQRRFKHTIIHAKYGGQTEAVKRLLAQLPISAQSYSSSPYLDLSLFSYDDKWVSVMERPKACGDHPIRFYARDSGLLKFKIQAGMPGRQTPPTARRLVAFTFHPYEPFAISVQRTNAEYVVNFHVRHCPSD; this comes from the exons ATGGCAGATTCCACCAAAGCATTCTGTGAGGGGGAGGCGGGATGGGAAGAGATGGAAGGTCCCACTAATTCTTTCATCAGCGAAAGCTTCGCAGACTTCATCAAGGTCCGCCGCATCCCCAACCAGAACATCGTCCACAGACTGAGGCAGAGAGAGACCCACGCGGCGTACCCGGGCACTAACTGGCACATAGCTCGCTCGTTCCACCAAAACTTGTTCCCCAATTTCACCATCGTCAATGTCGAAAAGCCACCATGTTTCTTGCGAAAGTTCTCACCAGACGGGAAGCACTTTATCGCTTTCTCCTCGGACCAGACTTCGATAGAGATCTACAAGTTCCGAGGTGCGCACGCGGCAGAAAACATTCTGTTTAGTCGAGAGGGAGAACTGTCAGGTACCGATGCCAGCAACGATGCCTCTCAGATCCGCGCATGTTTGTTTGACACTTTCTTTGAACTCCTCCACACCACGAGTGTAGCACCCAATGGGGAGCATCTGAACAGGGAATGCAGTCTCTTCACCGAAGACAGCAGATACGTGATTGTGGGATCGGCCATGTATGTTCCAGAGGAACCGTATCCTTACTTCTTCGACATGTATCAGAATAACGAATCGGTGGCCCCCAACCCTCGGTCTCCACTAGAAGACTACTCTCTCCACATTGTGGACATGCACACTGGCCGACTGTGCGACACCAAACAGTTCAAGTGCGACAAAATCTTTCTCTCACACAACCAGGGCCTCTATCTGTACAGGAACATCCTGGCCGTCCTCTCGGTCCAACAACAGACCATACACATATTCCACATTGGGGAGGATGGCTACTTTGTTGGAGTTCGGAGTATCGGGAGGTTCTGCTACGAGGATGATGAGTTGATGTTGTCTCACGTTAGACAGGAGTTTAACCCAACACAACAACAGGTCCGACCGTTCAGGGAAACTGCTATCAATTGCCTGAAGCACCGACTGCTGGTGTTCCTCTACAGCAGGGCTAAACAGGATGGCTCTCCCTTCGCGCTGCGCCAGTTTTTCCAGTACTTTGACCAGTTCTGCATGCTGAGAATGTGGAAGATGCAGCTTCTCGACGAGAACCACCTCTTGATAAAGTACGCCAGCGAGGACGTGGTCACGCTGCGGGTCCAGGACCCCAACTCCCAGCCCTCCTTCTTTGTCGTCTACGACATGATGTCCACGAACGTGGTAGCCGTGTTTGAGAACACGTCAGAAGAACTGCTTGAGCTGTTTGAGAATTTCTGCGACCTGTTCAGGAATGCCTCGCTTCATTTGCAGCCTGTTCACTTCACCTGTTCTGCCTCGAGCAACATCTATGCCAGACAGATACAGAGAAG ATTTAAGCACACCATCATCCATGCCAAGTACGGGGGCCAGACGGAGGCAGTGAAGCGCCTGCTGGCCCAGCTGCCCATCAGCGCCCAGTCCTACAGCAGCAGCCCTTACCTCGACCTGTCCCTCTTCAGCTACGACGACAAGTGGGTGTCCGTCATGGAGAGGCCAAAGGCTTGTGGGGACCATCCCatcag GTTCTATGCAAGAGACTCTGGTCTGCTGAAGTTCAAGATTCAGGCGGGGATGCCCGGGCGTCAGACCCCTCCCACCGCCCGGCGCCTGGTCGCTTTCACGTTCCACCCATACGAACCGTTCGCCATCTCCGTGCAGAGAACTAACGCTGAATATGTAGTTAATTTCCACGTTAGACACTGCCCCTCAGACTAA